From a region of the Mycobacterium sp. SMC-8 genome:
- a CDS encoding alpha/beta hydrolase: MTRSEVSFRSGADACSAWHFPSGGALRRVVVMAHGFGGTKDSGLAPFAQRFAAAGIDVLAFDYRGFGASGGVPRQSLSVRRQIDDYHAAVEAAKKLDGVDPTRVGLWGASFSGGHVLRVAAERDDIGAVVSLTPLTSGLAVSRAAAASRDLLTSLRWTLTGVKSRVTVRRGGAPTMMPLVSPVGEPGALALNGAYESYTALAGPTWRNEIDSSVGLEVIGVRTNAAAKKLRCPLLVQIADFDQYVPAAAVATTATHGRARVHHYPCDHFDVWPGNDWFDKTVTDQVTFLTRSLSVVRGSLVD, encoded by the coding sequence GTGACCAGATCCGAGGTCAGCTTCCGCAGCGGTGCCGACGCCTGCAGTGCATGGCATTTCCCGTCCGGCGGTGCGCTGCGGCGGGTGGTCGTGATGGCGCACGGGTTCGGCGGGACCAAGGATTCCGGGCTGGCGCCGTTCGCGCAGCGGTTCGCCGCGGCAGGCATCGATGTTCTCGCGTTCGACTACCGCGGCTTCGGCGCCTCGGGCGGTGTTCCGCGCCAATCGCTCTCGGTGCGCAGGCAGATCGACGACTACCATGCCGCAGTCGAGGCCGCCAAGAAGCTCGACGGAGTGGACCCCACCCGGGTCGGGCTGTGGGGCGCGTCGTTCTCCGGCGGACACGTGCTGCGGGTGGCCGCCGAGCGCGACGACATCGGCGCCGTCGTCTCGCTGACACCGCTGACCAGCGGGCTGGCGGTCAGCCGCGCCGCCGCCGCATCGCGCGACCTGCTGACGTCGCTGCGATGGACCCTCACCGGAGTCAAGAGCAGGGTCACCGTGCGCCGCGGTGGCGCGCCGACGATGATGCCGCTGGTCTCGCCGGTGGGCGAGCCCGGCGCCCTGGCGCTGAACGGTGCCTATGAGAGCTACACAGCGCTGGCGGGTCCGACGTGGCGCAACGAGATCGACAGCTCGGTCGGCCTGGAGGTGATCGGCGTGCGCACCAACGCGGCGGCCAAAAAGTTGCGCTGCCCGCTGCTCGTGCAGATCGCCGACTTCGACCAGTACGTGCCCGCGGCGGCGGTCGCCACCACGGCCACACACGGCAGAGCCCGGGTGCACCACTATCCGTGTGATCACTTCGACGTCTGGCCCGGCAACGACTGGTTCGACAAGACCGTCACCGATCAGGTGACGTTCTTGACCAGGTCGCTCTCAGTAGTGCGTGGATCCCTGGTCGACTGA
- a CDS encoding mycofactocin-coupled SDR family oxidoreductase, translated as MGGRLEGRVAFVTGAARGQGRAHAVRMAREGADIIAVDIAGPLPPCVPYDHATPEDLAETVTLVEATGRRILAAAVDTRDGDELRATVEKGVAELGRLDVIVANAGVTAPQAWDEISAEDFRDVMDINVTGTWNTVMAGAQKIIDGGRGGSIILISSAAGIKLQPFMIHYTASKHAVTGMARAFAAELGRHSIRVNSVHPGPVLTDMGTGDMVSALGKAMETNPQLSNMMTPFLPTWAVEPEDIADAVCWLASDEAKFVTASAISVDQGSTHY; from the coding sequence ATGGGGGGACGACTTGAGGGACGCGTCGCATTCGTCACCGGTGCGGCGCGCGGTCAGGGCCGTGCGCACGCTGTCCGCATGGCCAGGGAAGGCGCCGACATCATCGCCGTGGACATCGCCGGGCCGCTGCCGCCCTGTGTCCCTTACGATCACGCCACCCCCGAGGACCTCGCCGAGACGGTGACGCTTGTTGAGGCGACGGGTCGGCGCATCCTGGCCGCTGCGGTGGACACCCGTGACGGCGACGAACTCAGGGCGACCGTCGAGAAGGGTGTCGCCGAACTCGGCAGGCTGGACGTCATCGTCGCCAACGCCGGAGTCACCGCACCTCAGGCGTGGGACGAGATCAGCGCCGAGGATTTCCGCGACGTGATGGACATCAACGTGACCGGCACGTGGAACACGGTGATGGCCGGCGCGCAGAAGATCATCGACGGGGGTCGCGGCGGTTCGATCATCCTGATCAGCTCGGCGGCAGGAATCAAGTTGCAGCCGTTCATGATCCATTACACGGCGAGCAAGCATGCGGTGACCGGGATGGCCCGTGCGTTCGCCGCTGAACTGGGCAGACACTCGATCCGGGTCAACAGCGTGCACCCGGGTCCGGTCCTGACCGACATGGGGACCGGTGACATGGTCTCCGCACTCGGCAAGGCGATGGAGACCAACCCGCAACTGTCGAACATGATGACGCCGTTCCTGCCGACGTGGGCGGTCGAGCCCGAGGACATCGCCGACGCGGTGTGCTGGCTGGCCAGCGACGAGGCCAAATTCGTGACGGCGAGCGCGATCTCAGTCGACCAGGGATCCACGCACTACTGA
- a CDS encoding acyl-CoA dehydrogenase family protein, with translation MTTASQTSEVSDEDFQQILAATRQFVRDAVVPREQEILTADQVPDDLREQAKSMGLFGYAIPQEWGGLGLDLTQDVELAMELGYTSLALRSMFGTNNGIAGQVLVGYGTDEQKSTWLEGISSGEVVASFALTEPGAGSNPSGLRTKAVRDREDWIINGQKRFITNAPNADLFVTFARSRPADDKGAGIAVFLVPADAPGVEVGAKDKKMGQEGAWTADVSFTDVRVPDTALVGGSEDIGYRAAMTSLARGRVHIAALAVGTAQRALDESVAYAATATQGGTAIGEFQLVQAMLADQQTGVMAGRALVRDTARQWVTGADRRIAPSAAKLFCTEMAGKVADLAVQIHGGSGYMREVPVERIYRDVRLLRLYEGTSEIQRLIIGGGLVKGARAR, from the coding sequence GTGACCACAGCCAGCCAGACGAGTGAAGTCAGCGACGAGGATTTCCAGCAGATCCTGGCAGCGACCCGCCAGTTCGTCCGTGACGCGGTGGTACCGCGCGAACAGGAGATCCTGACCGCCGATCAGGTGCCCGACGATCTGCGCGAGCAGGCGAAGTCCATGGGTCTGTTCGGCTACGCGATCCCGCAGGAGTGGGGCGGCCTCGGACTGGATCTCACCCAGGACGTCGAACTCGCGATGGAGCTCGGCTACACCTCGCTGGCACTGCGGTCGATGTTCGGCACCAACAACGGCATCGCCGGCCAGGTCCTCGTCGGTTACGGCACCGACGAGCAGAAGTCGACATGGCTGGAAGGGATCTCCTCGGGAGAGGTGGTCGCGTCGTTCGCGCTGACCGAGCCGGGTGCCGGCTCCAATCCCTCGGGCCTGCGGACCAAGGCGGTCCGCGACCGTGAAGACTGGATCATCAACGGCCAGAAGCGATTCATCACCAACGCTCCGAACGCCGACCTCTTCGTCACGTTCGCCAGGAGCAGGCCGGCCGACGACAAGGGCGCCGGGATCGCGGTTTTCCTGGTCCCAGCCGACGCCCCCGGGGTTGAGGTCGGCGCCAAGGACAAGAAGATGGGCCAAGAGGGTGCATGGACCGCAGACGTCAGCTTCACCGACGTGCGAGTCCCCGACACCGCGCTGGTGGGCGGTAGTGAGGACATCGGCTACCGGGCAGCGATGACGTCGCTGGCTCGCGGCCGCGTGCACATCGCCGCACTGGCGGTCGGGACGGCGCAGCGCGCACTCGACGAATCCGTGGCCTACGCGGCCACGGCAACCCAGGGCGGGACCGCGATCGGCGAATTCCAGCTGGTCCAGGCGATGCTCGCCGACCAGCAGACCGGGGTGATGGCAGGCCGCGCCCTGGTGCGGGACACGGCGCGGCAATGGGTCACCGGGGCCGACCGACGGATCGCGCCGTCGGCGGCGAAGCTGTTCTGCACCGAGATGGCAGGCAAGGTCGCCGACCTCGCGGTGCAGATCCATGGCGGCAGCGGGTATATGCGGGAGGTGCCGGTCGAACGGATCTACCGCGACGTCCGACTGCTCCGACTCTATGAGGGCACGAGCGAGATCCAGCGGCTCATCATCGGCGGCGGACTGGTGAAGGGAGCCAGGGCGAGATGA
- the fabG gene encoding 3-oxoacyl-ACP reductase FabG has protein sequence MTVWRPVWSGRIPAGVRTGEQVSLLTGQIAVVTGGAQGLGFAIAQRFVDEGARVVLGDVNIDATRAAADKLGGDDVARAVRCDVTDSGEVEALVAAAVDEFGALDVMVNNAGITRDATMRKMTEEQFDQVIAVHLKGTWNGLRAAAAVMREQKRGAIVNMSSISGKVGMVGQTNYSAAKAGIVGMTKAASKELAYLGVRVNAIQPGLIRSAMTEAMPQRIWDSKVAEVPLGRAGEPEEVANVALFLASNLSSYMTGTVLEVTGGRHL, from the coding sequence ATGACGGTCTGGCGGCCGGTATGGTCCGGTCGGATCCCTGCAGGCGTGAGGACGGGTGAACAGGTGTCGTTGCTGACAGGTCAAATCGCGGTGGTCACCGGAGGGGCTCAGGGGCTGGGCTTCGCGATCGCACAGCGCTTCGTCGACGAAGGCGCCCGAGTGGTGCTCGGGGACGTGAACATCGACGCCACCCGCGCGGCCGCCGACAAGCTCGGCGGCGACGACGTGGCACGCGCGGTGCGCTGCGATGTCACCGACTCCGGCGAAGTCGAAGCGCTGGTCGCCGCCGCGGTGGACGAGTTCGGCGCCTTGGACGTCATGGTCAACAACGCCGGCATCACCCGTGACGCGACGATGCGCAAGATGACCGAAGAGCAGTTCGACCAGGTCATCGCCGTCCATCTGAAAGGCACCTGGAACGGTCTTCGCGCCGCAGCGGCGGTGATGCGGGAGCAGAAGCGCGGCGCCATCGTCAACATGTCGTCGATCTCCGGCAAGGTCGGTATGGTCGGCCAGACCAACTACTCGGCGGCCAAGGCCGGCATCGTCGGGATGACCAAAGCCGCGTCCAAGGAACTGGCCTACCTCGGGGTGCGGGTCAACGCCATCCAGCCGGGACTCATCCGGTCGGCGATGACAGAAGCCATGCCGCAACGTATCTGGGACTCCAAGGTGGCCGAGGTTCCACTGGGCCGCGCCGGCGAGCCCGAAGAGGTCGCGAACGTCGCGTTGTTCCTGGCCTCGAACCTGTCGTCGTACATGACCGGCACAGTCCTGGAGGTCACGGGCGGACGGCATCTGTGA
- a CDS encoding acetyl-CoA C-acetyltransferase, whose translation MREAVICEPVRTPIGRYNGMFRSLTAVELGVTAVRGLLARTGVAPETVEDVVVGHCYPSMEAPAIGRVIALDAGLPVTVPGMQIDRRCGSGLQAVIQAVLQVASGNNDLVIAGGAESMSNVVFHSTDMRWGGAKNGITVHDALARGRTTAGGKNYPVPGGMLETAENLRREYGIPREEQDELAVLSHRRAVTAQKDGLLAETIIPVTVTARSGTQVVDTDEHPRADTSLESLAKLKPVLAKSDSDATVTAGNSSGQNDAASMCLVTTPEKAADLGLRPLVRLVSWGVAGVAPDVMGIGPVPASEVALAKAGLALSDMDLIELNEAFAAQALACMRAWKFTPADLERTNVHGSGISLGHPVGATGGRMLATLARELHRRDGRYGLETMCIGGGQGLAAVFERVAS comes from the coding sequence ATGCGTGAAGCGGTGATCTGCGAGCCCGTGCGCACCCCGATCGGGCGCTACAACGGGATGTTCAGGTCGCTGACCGCCGTCGAACTCGGCGTGACCGCGGTGCGGGGGCTGCTCGCCCGCACCGGCGTCGCGCCGGAGACCGTCGAGGACGTCGTCGTCGGGCACTGCTATCCGAGCATGGAGGCGCCGGCAATAGGCCGGGTTATCGCGCTGGACGCCGGACTGCCGGTGACGGTGCCGGGTATGCAGATCGACCGCAGGTGCGGGTCCGGACTGCAGGCCGTGATCCAGGCGGTCCTGCAAGTGGCAAGCGGCAACAACGATCTCGTCATCGCCGGCGGTGCCGAGTCGATGAGCAACGTGGTGTTCCACTCGACCGACATGCGGTGGGGCGGCGCGAAAAACGGCATCACCGTGCACGACGCGCTGGCCCGCGGGCGCACCACCGCCGGCGGCAAGAACTACCCGGTCCCGGGCGGCATGCTCGAAACCGCGGAGAACCTGCGCCGCGAATACGGCATCCCACGCGAGGAGCAGGACGAGCTGGCCGTGCTGTCGCACCGGCGGGCCGTCACCGCACAAAAAGACGGACTGCTCGCCGAGACCATCATCCCCGTGACGGTGACCGCCCGGTCGGGGACACAGGTCGTCGACACCGATGAGCATCCGCGGGCGGACACCTCGCTGGAGTCCTTGGCCAAGCTCAAACCTGTTCTCGCCAAATCGGATTCGGATGCCACGGTGACGGCCGGCAACTCCAGCGGCCAGAATGACGCCGCCTCGATGTGTCTGGTCACCACGCCCGAGAAGGCCGCCGATCTGGGTCTGCGCCCGTTGGTGCGGTTGGTGTCGTGGGGTGTGGCCGGGGTCGCGCCCGACGTCATGGGCATCGGGCCGGTCCCGGCGAGCGAGGTCGCGCTGGCGAAAGCCGGGTTGGCGCTGTCCGATATGGATCTGATCGAGCTCAACGAGGCGTTCGCCGCCCAGGCCCTGGCCTGTATGCGCGCATGGAAATTCACGCCGGCAGACCTGGAACGCACCAACGTCCACGGCTCGGGCATCTCCCTGGGACATCCGGTCGGGGCCACCGGGGGCCGCATGCTGGCGACACTGGCACGGGAACTGCATCGCCGGGACGGCCGCTACGGCCTTGAGACGATGTGCATCGGCGGCGGACAGGGTCTGGCCGCGGTCTTCGAAAGGGTGGCATCGTGA
- a CDS encoding acyl-CoA dehydrogenase family protein has product MTRLAQTLGLTEFQTEIVATVRQFVDKEVIPTAQELEHSDTYPQAIVDAMKEMGLFGLMIPEEYGGLGESLLTYALCVEELARGWMSVSGVINTHFIVAYMVRQHGTDAQKGHFLPRMATGETRGAFSMSEPELGSDVAAIRTRARDNGDGTYTIDGQKMWLTNGGSSTLVAALVRTDEGADKPHRNLTAFLIEKPTGFGEVVPGLTIPGKLDKLGYKGIDTTELIFDGYRAQASDILGEAPGQGFFQMMDGVEVGRVNVSARACGVGIRAFELATRYAQQRHTFGKPIAEHQAIAFQLAEMATKVEAAHLMMVNAARLKDSGERNDVAAGMAKYFASEVCAEVTQQSFRIHGGYGYSKEYEIERLMRDAPFLLIGEGTSEIQKNIISKRLLADYRI; this is encoded by the coding sequence GTGACCAGACTGGCGCAGACGCTGGGGCTCACCGAGTTCCAGACTGAGATCGTCGCGACGGTAAGGCAATTCGTCGACAAAGAGGTCATCCCGACCGCGCAGGAGCTCGAGCACTCCGACACCTACCCCCAGGCGATCGTCGACGCCATGAAGGAGATGGGTCTGTTCGGGCTGATGATCCCCGAGGAATACGGCGGGCTGGGGGAGTCACTGCTGACCTACGCGTTGTGCGTCGAAGAACTGGCGCGCGGCTGGATGAGCGTGTCGGGGGTGATCAACACCCACTTCATCGTGGCCTACATGGTCCGCCAGCACGGCACCGATGCGCAGAAGGGCCACTTCCTGCCGCGGATGGCCACCGGGGAGACCCGGGGGGCGTTCTCGATGTCGGAACCGGAGCTCGGCTCCGACGTGGCGGCCATCCGGACACGGGCCAGGGACAACGGCGACGGCACCTACACCATCGACGGACAGAAGATGTGGCTCACCAACGGGGGCAGTTCGACCCTGGTCGCCGCGCTGGTCCGCACCGATGAGGGCGCCGACAAGCCGCACCGCAACCTGACCGCGTTCCTGATCGAAAAGCCCACAGGGTTCGGGGAAGTCGTGCCCGGGCTGACCATCCCCGGCAAGCTCGACAAGCTGGGCTACAAGGGCATCGACACCACCGAGCTGATCTTCGACGGTTACCGTGCCCAGGCGTCCGACATTCTCGGCGAGGCCCCCGGTCAGGGCTTCTTCCAGATGATGGACGGCGTCGAGGTCGGACGCGTCAACGTCTCCGCCCGGGCGTGCGGGGTCGGTATCCGGGCGTTCGAGCTGGCCACTCGCTACGCCCAGCAGCGTCACACCTTCGGCAAACCGATCGCCGAACATCAGGCGATCGCCTTCCAGCTGGCCGAGATGGCGACCAAAGTCGAGGCGGCCCACCTGATGATGGTCAACGCGGCACGGCTCAAGGACTCCGGTGAGCGCAACGACGTGGCCGCGGGCATGGCCAAGTACTTCGCCAGCGAGGTGTGCGCCGAGGTCACCCAGCAGAGCTTCCGCATCCACGGCGGCTACGGCTACTCCAAGGAATACGAGATCGAACGGCTGATGCGTGACGCACCCTTCCTGCTGATCGGTGAGGGCACCAGCGAGATCCAGAAGAACATCATCAGCAAGCGGCTGCTGGCGGACTACCGGATCTGA
- a CDS encoding GntR family transcriptional regulator, whose amino-acid sequence MSIPDFAARPQLAEDVARFVRRRIFEGTYPAGQYIRLEQLADELGISVTPVREALFGLSAEGLLTQLPRRGFLVLPITRRDIADVADVQAHIGGVLASRAAELITDEQLLALGRVQDQLEAAYHADDHEAAVRLNHEFHRGVNLTAGSPKLAQLMGQITRFALESVYPTVQGWPAQSMRDHRALLAALKARDGEAARAAMSEHLCAAAGPLIDHLTKRGVIG is encoded by the coding sequence GTGAGCATTCCGGACTTCGCGGCGAGGCCGCAGCTCGCCGAGGACGTGGCGCGTTTCGTGCGGCGCCGCATCTTCGAGGGGACGTATCCGGCCGGACAGTACATCCGCCTGGAGCAGCTGGCCGACGAACTCGGGATCAGCGTCACCCCGGTACGTGAGGCCCTGTTCGGCCTGAGCGCCGAGGGACTCCTGACACAGTTGCCCCGGCGCGGATTCCTCGTGCTGCCCATCACCCGCCGCGACATCGCCGACGTGGCCGACGTGCAGGCCCACATCGGCGGGGTGCTGGCCAGTCGCGCCGCCGAACTCATCACCGACGAGCAGCTGCTCGCACTCGGCCGGGTGCAGGACCAGCTGGAGGCGGCCTACCACGCCGACGATCATGAGGCTGCGGTGCGGCTCAACCACGAGTTCCACCGCGGCGTCAATCTCACGGCGGGCTCACCCAAGCTCGCACAGCTGATGGGACAGATCACCAGATTCGCGCTGGAATCGGTGTATCCGACCGTCCAGGGGTGGCCGGCGCAGTCGATGCGCGACCACCGCGCGCTGCTCGCGGCGTTGAAGGCACGCGACGGTGAGGCCGCGCGCGCGGCGATGTCGGAACACCTGTGCGCCGCGGCAGGTCCGCTGATCGACCATCTCACCAAGCGCGGCGTGATCGGATGA
- a CDS encoding CaiB/BaiF CoA-transferase family protein: MGVLDGIRVLDYGRFIAAPWCSALLADMGADVIRVEKREGGEDRWVQSVTAGGEGGTFLQCNRNKRSLTLDSTTDEGKEITRRLVADADIVVANMPAGGMRTSGLDYDTLRAVKPDIILASATAYGEGGPYSERIGFDGAGQVMSGAVYRQGLPDLPIRTVVPYADFGTALTLTIGVMMALFHRDRTGEGQHVEGALLPTALMLSNAFLIERDLLGADKPRMGNQGASVAPCDLYRTRDDGWVLLQIAGPSMFKRWCDLVGRPGLFEDPRFADDDLRWQHGDVLNDIMARWCADKTKAEVLELLEAAKLPAAPMHSTQEVLDDPHVRAMGYLQRVPFPGAPRDVPIIETPFRLSATPGEIRSRAPLLGEHTDEILLEIGYGAEQVAQLREQQVV; encoded by the coding sequence ATGGGGGTTCTCGACGGCATCCGCGTACTGGACTACGGCCGCTTCATCGCGGCGCCGTGGTGTTCTGCGCTGCTGGCGGACATGGGCGCCGACGTCATCAGGGTGGAAAAGCGCGAGGGCGGCGAAGACCGGTGGGTGCAGTCGGTCACCGCCGGCGGCGAGGGCGGCACATTCCTGCAGTGCAATCGCAACAAGCGTTCGCTGACCTTGGATTCCACCACCGACGAGGGCAAGGAGATCACCCGCAGACTGGTCGCCGACGCCGACATCGTGGTCGCCAACATGCCCGCCGGGGGGATGCGGACCAGCGGTCTGGACTACGACACCCTGCGAGCCGTCAAGCCCGACATCATCCTCGCCAGCGCGACCGCGTACGGCGAGGGCGGCCCCTATAGCGAGCGCATCGGCTTCGACGGCGCGGGACAGGTGATGTCGGGTGCGGTGTACCGGCAGGGCCTGCCTGACTTGCCGATACGGACAGTCGTGCCGTACGCCGATTTCGGCACTGCGCTGACCTTGACGATCGGTGTGATGATGGCTCTGTTTCATCGTGACCGCACCGGCGAGGGCCAGCACGTCGAGGGCGCGCTGCTGCCCACTGCGCTGATGCTGTCCAACGCGTTCCTGATCGAACGCGACCTGCTCGGCGCCGACAAGCCACGCATGGGCAATCAGGGCGCCTCGGTGGCGCCCTGCGACCTGTACCGCACACGGGACGACGGGTGGGTGCTGCTGCAGATCGCCGGTCCGTCGATGTTCAAGCGCTGGTGTGATCTGGTGGGCCGGCCCGGGCTGTTCGAGGATCCGCGCTTCGCCGACGACGACCTGCGGTGGCAGCACGGTGACGTGCTCAACGACATCATGGCGCGGTGGTGTGCCGACAAGACCAAGGCCGAAGTGCTCGAACTGCTGGAGGCCGCCAAACTTCCCGCCGCGCCGATGCACTCGACGCAGGAGGTGCTCGACGACCCGCACGTGCGGGCCATGGGGTACTTGCAGCGGGTCCCGTTCCCCGGCGCGCCGCGAGACGTCCCGATCATCGAGACCCCGTTTCGGCTGTCAGCCACCCCGGGTGAGATCCGCAGCCGCGCACCGCTGCTCGGCGAGCACACCGACGAGATTCTCCTCGAGATCGGATACGGCGCCGAGCAGGTCGCCCAGCTCCGGGAGCAGCAGGTGGTCTGA
- a CDS encoding class I adenylate-forming enzyme family protein: MTDTIDALLRAHATRHGAKDAIVDPAERISYAELDRLTREFGAAMVAAGIGKGARVGLLMPNGVAWARIALALMRIGAVVVPLSTLLTRRELSAQLRTASVQHLIAVGEFRGHRYLDDLDAPPSLRTVRTPGQVFALPSHPAAAEVAEAMSRGVRPADPMSIVFTSGSSGAPKGVCHSHGNAIGAVRAGLVARCIDADTRLYLPMPFFWIGGLGAGLLSALTAGATLITEPVPQPESTLRLIADERVTLFRGWPDQAEALARHLPAAGVELTELRAGSLDALLPAPLRSRPGARARLLGMTESFGPYCGYPADTDMPETAWGSCGKPFDGMQVRIVDTDSGEPAPTGAVGMIHIRGPHVMRGICRRSREEIFTADSWYPTGDLGRFDADGFLYYHGRSDDMFKVRGATVYPSEVEQALRALDGVGMAFVTDVPGPDGNRVAAAIVGDPHLTVESLHSAAREVLSSFKVPTVWRLLDEDDVPRGATGKIDVARLRALLAQS, encoded by the coding sequence ATGACTGACACGATCGACGCACTGCTGCGCGCGCACGCCACGCGCCACGGCGCCAAGGACGCGATCGTCGACCCCGCCGAGCGGATCAGCTACGCCGAACTCGACAGGCTCACCCGAGAGTTCGGCGCAGCGATGGTCGCAGCGGGCATCGGCAAGGGTGCGCGGGTCGGGCTGTTGATGCCCAACGGTGTGGCGTGGGCGCGGATCGCGTTGGCGCTGATGCGGATCGGGGCCGTGGTGGTACCGCTGAGCACCTTGCTCACCCGCCGGGAACTGTCGGCGCAGCTGCGCACCGCCTCGGTCCAGCATCTGATCGCCGTCGGCGAGTTCCGCGGCCACCGCTATCTCGACGACCTGGACGCCCCTCCCTCGCTGCGGACGGTGCGGACGCCCGGGCAGGTGTTCGCGCTGCCCAGCCATCCGGCAGCCGCCGAGGTCGCCGAGGCGATGTCGCGGGGTGTGCGGCCTGCCGACCCGATGAGCATCGTGTTCACCTCCGGAAGCAGCGGTGCGCCCAAGGGCGTGTGCCACTCGCACGGCAACGCGATCGGTGCGGTTCGGGCCGGTCTCGTCGCACGCTGCATCGACGCCGACACCCGGCTGTACCTGCCGATGCCGTTCTTCTGGATCGGCGGTCTGGGCGCAGGGCTGCTGTCCGCGCTGACGGCGGGAGCGACGCTGATCACCGAGCCGGTGCCACAACCCGAGTCGACCCTGCGCCTCATCGCAGACGAGCGGGTCACGCTGTTCCGCGGCTGGCCGGACCAGGCCGAGGCATTGGCGCGGCACCTGCCGGCGGCGGGGGTCGAGCTGACCGAGCTGCGGGCGGGCAGCCTCGACGCGTTGCTCCCGGCGCCGTTGCGGTCCCGGCCCGGAGCCCGGGCCAGGTTGCTCGGGATGACCGAGTCGTTCGGGCCGTACTGCGGATACCCGGCCGACACCGACATGCCCGAAACCGCCTGGGGCAGTTGCGGCAAACCGTTCGATGGCATGCAGGTGCGCATCGTCGACACCGACTCCGGTGAGCCGGCGCCGACGGGTGCGGTCGGAATGATCCACATTCGCGGTCCTCACGTGATGCGCGGTATCTGCCGCCGCAGCCGTGAAGAGATCTTCACCGCCGACAGCTGGTATCCCACAGGCGATCTAGGCCGTTTCGACGCCGACGGGTTCCTGTACTACCACGGCCGTTCCGACGACATGTTCAAGGTGCGCGGGGCCACGGTGTATCCGTCCGAGGTCGAGCAGGCGCTACGGGCACTCGACGGGGTCGGGATGGCCTTCGTGACCGATGTGCCGGGTCCCGACGGCAACCGCGTGGCCGCCGCCATCGTAGGTGACCCGCACCTCACCGTCGAGAGCCTTCATTCGGCGGCCCGCGAGGTGCTGAGCAGTTTCAAGGTACCGACCGTGTGGAGGCTGCTCGACGAGGACGACGTACCGCGGGGGGCCACCGGCAAGATCGATGTGGCCCGGCTGCGCGCGCTGCTCGCACAGTCCTGA